The following are encoded together in the Osmia lignaria lignaria isolate PbOS001 chromosome 6, iyOsmLign1, whole genome shotgun sequence genome:
- the Dscam1 gene encoding Down syndrome cell adhesion molecule 1 isoform X39, with the protein MWRDPPGGGCNIPTYITMMLLLAVLALTNVACAEDESMGPVFVKEPPNRVDFSNGTGAVVECQARGNPQPDIIWVRADGSAVGDVPGLRQVLPNGNLVFPPFRAEDYRQEVHAQVYSCLARSPAGSVHSRDVNVRAVVTQPYQPEILTEYVIRGNSAILKCSIPSYIAEFVTVEAWIKEDGEVYLPEDPAVGQDGKYLVLPSGELHIRDVGPEDGYKTYQCRTKHRLTGETRLSATKGRLVITEPVASTRPKFPMTENSRTLTTYTVGRDQPLTLPCPAQAFPVPAFRWYKFIEGSSRRQPVQLNDRVRQVSGTLIIREARVEDSGKYLCIVNNSVGGESVETVLTVTAPLAAEIEPSTQTIDFGRPATFTCNVRGNPIKTISWLKDGKPLGLEEPVLRIESVKKEDKGMYQCFVRNDQESAQATAELKLGGRFEPPQIRQAFAEETLQPGPSMFLKCVASGNPTPEITWELDGKRLSNTERLQVGQYVTVNGDVVSHLNISSIHTNDGGLYKCIAASKVGSAEHSARLNVYGLPFIRHMDKKAIVAGETLRVTCPVAGYPIESIVWERDTRVLPINRKQKVFPNGTLIIENVERMSDQATYTCVARNAQGYSARGTLEVQVMVAPQIAPFSISDEPANWGEAVSAVCTIVKGDLPIEMSWALNGEPITSKNHGDVSISSTGKRVSLMTIDAVSARHAGEYTCTASNAAGATSFSATLAVNVPPRWILEPTDKAFAQGSDARVECKADGFPKPQVTWKRAAGDTPGDYTDLKLSNPDISVEDGTLSINNIQKTNEGYYLCEAVNGIGSGLSAVILISVQAPPHFEIKLKNQTARRGEPAVLQCEAQGEKPIGILWNMNNKRLDPKSDSRYTIREEILANGVLSDLSIKRTERSDSALFTCVATNAFGSDDTSINMIVQEVPEVPYGLKVLDKSGRSVQLSWAAPYDGNSPIKRYIIEYKISKGSWETDIDRVLVPGSQQNVAGVFNLRPATTYHLRIVAENEIGASDPSDTVTIITAEEAPSGPPTSVRVDALDQHTLKVTWKPPPREDWNGEILGYYVGYRLSSSDKPYMFETVDFSKEDGKEHHLQIMNLKTYTQYSVVVQAFNKVGSGPMSEERRQHTAEGVPEQPPHDTTCTTLTSQTIRVSWMSPPLSAANGVITGYKVIYGPSDTWYDENTKDTKITSSSETILHGLKKYTNYSMQVLAFTSGGDGVKSAPIHCQTEQDAPEAPIAIKSLVMSAESILVSWRPPSQPNGVITQYTVYTKADNAEEPTSQKVPPNQLTHEASGLDKQRRYDFWVTASTNIGEGEASKIVALAPSVRVPAKIASFDDKFTATYKEDVKLPCLAVGVPAPEVTWKVRGAVLQPSDRLRQLPEGSLFIKEVDRTDAGEYSCYVENSFGHDTVTHQLIVHAPPHSPQVTLTATTTNSLTMKLRPHPTDNAPIHGYTIHYKPEFGDWETAQISSTAQKYTLENLWCGSRYQIYVTAYNGIGTGDPSDMLNTRTKGSKPIIPEAARFIEVSTNSITLHLSAWSDGGCPMLYFVVEHKKKHQQEWNQVSNNVKPGGNFVVLDLDPASWYHLRVTAHNNAGFAVAEYEFATLTVTGGTIAPARELPDVNGGGNDEDPMKIFMANLNLVVPVVAAILVIIVAVIVICVLRGKGHGSDKDDVVYQQTGVGGATLDKRRPDLRDELGYIAPPNRKLPPVPGSNYNTCDRIKRGTVISGTGSIRSHSTWDPRRHMYEELNHCAPNRRCPPPPRMGSAEALSHRGMEDEICPYATFHLLGFREEMDPSKAMQFQTFPHPGNGHSGTMGPPVGHPTNASAHSRSGSQSMPRQNGRYSRVPSQGGGSGTHNVFSPEYDDPANCAPEEDQYGSQYGQYGAPYDHYGSRGSVGRRSVGSARNIPVSGSPEPPPPPPRNHDQNNSSFNDSKESNEISEAECDRDQLVNRNYGVNARGKDGMTTEEMRKLIERNEAPGRQTGTGHGGHGGLLTPYDTVAV; encoded by the exons ATGGAAAGTACCTGGTATTGCCTTCTGGAGAATTGCACATTCGTGACGTTGGACCCGAGGATGGATACAAGACCTACCAATGCCGAACCAAGCATAGACTGACCGGTGAAACAAGATTATCTGCTACCAAGGGACGTCTCGTCATTACCG AACCCGTGGCCAGCACTAGGCCGAAATTCCCAATGACGGAAAATTCGCGCACCCTAACAACGTACACGGTGGGACGCGATCAGCCTTTGACTTTGCCTTGCCCAGCCCAGGCGTTCCCTGTTCCGGCCTTCAG ATGGTACAAGTTCATCGAAGGCTCTTCCCGTCGGCAACCGGTCCAGTTGAACGATCGTGTTCGTCAGGTTAGCGGAACGTTGATCATCCGTGAGGCTCGCGTCGAGGATTCCGGCAAATACTTGTGCATCGTGAACAATTCTGTGGGCGGTGAAAGCGTGGAGACCGTTCTGACTGTAACCGCACCGTTGGCCGCGGAAATCGAACCCAGCACCCAGACCATCGACTTTGGAAGACCGGCTACCTTCACTTGCAACGTCAGAGGAAACCCCATCAAGACTATCTCATGGTTGAAAGATGGCAAACCACTTGGATTGGAAGAACCCGTACTCAGAATCGAGAGCGTCAAGAAAGAGGACAAGGGAATGTATCAATGCTTCGTTCGAAACGATCAGGAAAGCGCACAGGCAACGGCAGAACTGAAACTTGGTGGACGAT TCGAACCCCCGCAGATTCGCCAGGCCTTCGCCGAGGAGACTCTTCAGCCCGGACCAAGCATGTTCCTCAAGTGTGTCGCCAGCGGAAACCCAACTCCTGAGATCACCTGGGAACTGGACGGCAAACGACTATCCAACACCGAGAGGCTTCAAGTAGGACAGTACGTTACGGTGAACGGCGATGTGGTTTCTCATTTGAACATCTCCAGCATTCACACCAACGATGGTGGTCTATACAAATGCATTGCCGCGTCAAAG GTTGGATCAGCGGAACACTCGGCCCGTTTGAACGTCTATGGTCTGCCCTTCATCCGTCACATGGACAAAAAGGCTATCGTTGCTGGTGAAACTCTTCGCGTGACTTGCCCAGTCGCCGGATATCCGATCGAGAGCATCGTATGGGAACGTGACACGAGAGTATTGCCGATCAACAGGAAACAAAAGGTCTTCCCCAATGGCACGCTTATAATCGAGAACGTCGAGAGAATGAGCGATCAAGCTACCTACACCTGTGTGGCACGCAATGCTCAAGGATATAGCGCAAGAGGAACCCTGGAAGTGCAAGTAATGG TCGCGCCCCAGATCGCGCCGTTTTCGATCAGCGACGAACCCGCGAATTGGGGAGAAGCGGTTTCGGCGGTGTGCACGATCGTAAAGGGCGATCTGCCCATCGAGATGTCGTGGGCATTGAACGGAGAGCCTATCACCAGCAAGAATCACGGGGATGTCTCTATATCGAGCACCGGGAAACGGGTCAGTCTGATGACCATCGATGCCGTGAGCGCCAGACACGCCGGGGAATACACTTGTACAGCCTCGAACGCAGCCGGAGCGACGAGCTTTTCGGCTACCTTGGCCGTCAATG TACCACCTCGCTGGATTCTGGAACCGACTGATAAGGCATTCGCTCAGGGCTCTGATGCACGCGTTGAATGCAAAGCCGACGGTTTCCCCAAGCCTCAAGTCACCTGGAAGAGAGCAGCTG gggaTACACCGGGCGATTACACTGACTTGAAACTTAGCAACCCAGACATCAGCGTTGAGGATGGAACCCTGTCTATCAATAACATTCAAAAGACAAACGAAGGCTATTATCTTTGCGAGGCTGTCAATGGAATTGGCTCAGGACTTTCGGCTGTCATTCTCATTTCGGTTCAGG CTCCACCACACTTTGAAATCAAACTGAAGAACCAGACTGCACGACGCGGAGAACCAGCTGTATTGCAATGCGAGGCTCAAGGCGAAAAACCCATTGGTATCTTATGGAACATGAACAACAAGAGGCTGGACCCGAAGAGCGATTCTCGTTACACCATCCGTGAGGAAATTCTGGCTAATGGAGTACTGTCTGACCTGAGCATCAAGAGAACCGAAAGAAGCGACTCTGCCTTGTTCACCTGCGTTGCCACTAATGCATTTGGAAGCGATGACACTAGCATCAACATGATTGTTCAAG AGGTTCCTGAAGTTCCATACGGCCTTAAAGTATTAGACAAATCTGGACGTTCGGTACAATTGTCCTGGGCAGCACCTTACGATGGAAACAGTCCTATCAAACGCTACATCATCGAATACAAAATCAGCAAAGGCTCTTGGGAAACCGATATCGACAGAGTACTGGTACCTGGATCCCAACAGAACGTAGCTGGAGTTTTCAACCTGAGACCCGCCACCACCTATCATCTGAGAATCGTTGCTGAGAATGAAATTGGCGCATCTGACCCATCTGATACTGTTACCATCATCACTGCCGAAGAAGCTCCAAGTGGCCCACCAACCTCCGTTCGAGTCGATGCTCTTGACCAACACACTCTTAAG GTAACATGGAAACCACCCCCACGCGAAGACTGGAACGGCGAGATCCTTGGCTACTACGTTGGATACAGACTCTCCTCCTCTGACAAACCATACATGTTCGAAACCGTGGACTTCTCGAAGGAGGATGGAAAGGAACACCATTTGCAGATCATGAACTTGAAAACCTACACCCAGTACAGCGTTGTCGTTCAGGCATTTAACAAAGTTGGATCAGGACCGATGAGCGAGGAACGAAGACAACACACTGCCGAAGGAGTACCTGAACAACCACCCCATGACACAACCTGCACTACTCTTACTTCTCAGACAATCAGAGTTTCTTGGATGTCGCCACCCCTTAGCGCTGCCAATGGTGTCATCACTGGATACAAG GTTATTTACGGACCATCTGACACCTGGTATGACGAGAACACAAAGGACACCAAGATCACCTCTTCCAGCGAAACAATTCTCCATGGACTAAAGAAATATACCAACTACAGCATGCAAGTTCTGGCTTTCACTTCCGGTGGCGATGGCGTCAAATCTGCACCTATCCACTGCCAAACTGAACAAGATG CCCCTGAAGCTCCGATCGCGATCAAATCTCTGGTTATGTCCGCTGAATCCATCCTCGTCTCATGGCGCCCACCAAGCCAACCCAACGGAGTCATCACTCAATATACCGTCTACACCAAGGCCGATAACGCAGAGGAACCGACAAGCCAAAAAGTACCACCGAATCAATTGACTCACGAAGCTTCTGGACTGGACAAACAACGCAGATACGACTTCTGGGTAACCGCTAGCACCAACATCGGCGAGGGAGAAGCTTCCAAGATTGTGGCTTTGGCACCAAGCGTTAGAG TACCGGCAAAGATCGCATCGTTCGACGACAAGTTCACAGCTACCTACAAAGAAGATGTAAAACTACCCTGCCTTGCTGTCGGCGTACCTGCACCGGAAGTAACATGGAAAGTACGAGGCGCCGTTCTCCAACCAAGCGACAGACTGCGACAATTGCCCGAGGGATCTCTGTTCATTAAGGAAGTTGACCGTACAGATGCTGGAGAATATTCTTGCTACGTTGAAAACTCGTTTGGCCATGATACCGTTACTCATCAACTAATTGTCCATG CTCCTCCTCATTCACCGCAAGTCACCCTCACTGCCACCACAACTAACTCGTTAACGATGAAACTGAGACCTCACCCCACTGACAACGCTCCCATTCATGGATACACTATTCACTACAAACCGGAATTCGGCGATTGGGAAACCGCTCAGATTAGTTCCACGGCTCAGAAGTACACTTTGGAGAATTTGTGGTGTGGCTCCAGATATCAGATCTATGTTACCGCATACAATGG AATTGGAACTGGCGATCCTTCTGACATGCTCAACACTCGTACCAAAGGCTCGAAACCGATCATCCCTGAAGCTGCAAGGTTCATCGAAGTCTCTACGAACAGCATTACCCTTCATCTGAGTGCCTGGTCCGATGGCGGTTGCCCCATGCTCTACTTCGTCGTTGAACACAAGAAGAA GCACCAACAGGAATGGAATCAGGTATCTAACAACGTGAAACCCGGTGGAAACTTTGTCGTTCTGGACTTGGACCCTGCTAGCTGGTATCATCTTCGCGTGACTGCTCATAACAACGCTGGTTTCGCGGTAGCCGAATACGAATTCGCCACACTGACCGTAACCGGAG GCACCATTGCACCGGCCCGAGAGCTACCTGACGTGAACGGTGGTGGCAACGACGAGGATccgatgaaaattttcatggCTAACTTGAATCTGGTCGTGCCGGTGGTCGCAGCTATTCTCGTTATAATCGTTGCCGTCATCGTGATCTGTGTTCTCAGAGGAAAGGGCCATGGTAGCGATAAAG ACGACGTGGTATATCAGCAAACCGGAGTTGGCGGAGCTACCCTCGACAAACGCAGACCCGACCTTCGCGACGAGCTTGGATACATCGCACCACCGAATCGCAAGTTACCCCCTGTTCCTGGTTCCAACTATAACACCTGCGATCGCATCAAGCGAGGTACAGTTATAA GTGGAACAGGCTCGATAAGGAGCCACTCGACCTGGGATCCGAGACGACATATGTACGAAGAATTGAATCATTGCGCGCCGAACCGAAGATGTCCACCACCACCACGTATGGGCAGTGCCGAAGCTTTATCCCACAGAG GTATGGAGGATGAGATCTGCCCGTATGCTACCTTCCATCTCCTTGGATTCCGCGAAGAAATGGACCCCAGCAAGGCTATGCAGTTCCAGACTTTCCCTCACCCCGGAAACGGACACTCTGGCACCATGGGACCACCTGTTGGACATCCTACCAATGCTTCTGCCCATAGCCGTTCTGGATCCCAATCTATG CCACGTCAAAATGGACGCTACTCCCGAGTGCCATCCCAAGGAGGCGGCAGCGGAACCCACAACGTTTTCTCCCCCGAATACGACGACCCAGCAAACTGTGCACCGGAAGAAGATCAATATGGCTCTCAATACGGACAATATGGCGCTCCTTATGATCACTACGGATCTCGCGGCTCAGTTGGTCGTCGCAGCGTAGGATCGGCCCGCAATATCCCTGTTTCCGGATCACCcgaaccaccaccacccccacCAAGGAACCACGACCAGAACAACTCGAGCTTCAACGACAGCAAGGAGAGCAACGAGATCAGCGAGGCAGAATGCGATCGCGACCAACTTGTGAACCGCAACTACGGCG TGAATGCTCGCGGCAAGGACGGCATGACCACCGAGGAGATGCGTAAACTCATAGAGAG aaacgAAGCCCCCGGCCGGCAAACCGGCACCGGCCACGGCGGTCACGGGGGACTCCTCACACCCTACGATACTGTGGCAGTGTAA
- the Dscam1 gene encoding Down syndrome cell adhesion molecule 1 isoform X50 has product MWRDPPGGGCNIPTYITMMLLLAVLALTNVACAEDESMGPVFVKEPPNRVDFSNGTGAVVECQARGNPQPDIIWVRADGSAVGDVPGLRQVLPNGNLVFPPFRAEDYRQEVHAQVYSCLARSPAGSVHSRDVNVRAVVTQYYEAEVVSEYVIRGNAAILKCTIPSFVAEFVSVDSWVGSDGSTFKPSNDYDGKYLVLPSGELHIRDVGPEDGYKTYQCRTKHRLTGETRLSATKGRLVITEPVGFAKPKFSTIDKSRTFEVPESQGVTLQCPAQAYPVPVFKWYKFIEGSSRRQPVQLNDRVRQVSGTLIIREARVEDSGKYLCIVNNSVGGESVETVLTVTAPLAAEIEPSTQTIDFGRPATFTCNVRGNPIKTISWLKDGKPLGLEEPVLRIESVKKEDKGMYQCFVRNDQESAQATAELKLGGRFEPPQIRQAFAEETLQPGPSMFLKCVASGNPTPEITWELDGKRLSNTERLQVGQYVTVNGDVVSHLNISSIHTNDGGLYKCIAASKVGSAEHSARLNVYGLPFIRHMDKKAIVAGETLRVTCPVAGYPIESIVWERDTRVLPINRKQKVFPNGTLIIENVERMSDQATYTCVARNAQGYSARGTLEVQVMVAPQLAPFTFGEEAANAGEMATVQCAVIKGDLPLKIVWSLNGRHIDVGRVSGDHGYDIPDIVVSRSSKRISTLTIDSVAARHAGEYSCTATNAAGSARHTSVLSVNVPPRWILEPTDKAFAQGSDARVECKADGFPKPQVTWKRAAGDTPGDYTDLKLSNPDISVEDGTLSINNIQKTNEGYYLCEAVNGIGSGLSAVILISVQAPPHFEIKLKNQTARRGEPAVLQCEAQGEKPIGILWNMNNKRLDPKSDSRYTIREEILANGVLSDLSIKRTERSDSALFTCVATNAFGSDDTSINMIVQEVPEVPYGLKVLDKSGRSVQLSWAAPYDGNSPIKRYIIEYKISKGSWETDIDRVLVPGSQQNVAGVFNLRPATTYHLRIVAENEIGASDPSDTVTIITAEEAPSGPPTSVRVDALDQHTLKVTWKPPPREDWNGEILGYYVGYRLSSSDKPYMFETVDFSKEDGKEHHLQIMNLKTYTQYSVVVQAFNKVGSGPMSEERRQHTAEGVPEQPPHDTTCTTLTSQTIRVSWMSPPLSAANGVITGYKVIYGPSDTWYDENTKDTKITSSSETILHGLKKYTNYSMQVLAFTSGGDGVKSAPIHCQTEQDAPEAPIAIKSLVMSAESILVSWRPPSQPNGVITQYTVYTKADNAEEPTSQKVPPNQLTHEASGLDKQRRYDFWVTASTNIGEGEASKIVALAPSVRVPAKIASFDDKFTATYKEDVKLPCLAVGVPAPEVTWKVRGAVLQPSDRLRQLPEGSLFIKEVDRTDAGEYSCYVENSFGHDTVTHQLIVHAPPHSPQVTLTATTTNSLTMKLRPHPTDNAPIHGYTIHYKPEFGDWETAQISSTAQKYTLENLWCGSRYQIYVTAYNGIGTGDPSDMLNTRTKGSKPIIPEAARFIEVSTNSITLHLSAWSDGGCPMLYFVVEHKKKHQQEWNQVSNNVKPGGNFVVLDLDPASWYHLRVTAHNNAGFAVAEYEFATLTVTGGTIAPARELPDVNGGGNDEDPMKIFMANLNLVVPVVAAILVIIVAVIVICVLRGKGHGSDKDDVVYQQTGVGGATLDKRRPDLRDELGYIAPPNRKLPPVPGSNYNTCDRIKRGTVISGTGSIRSHSTWDPRRHMYEELNHCAPNRRCPPPPRMGSAEALSHRGMEDEICPYATFHLLGFREEMDPSKAMQFQTFPHPGNGHSGTMGPPVGHPTNASAHSRSGSQSMPRQNGRYSRVPSQGGGSGTHNVFSPEYDDPANCAPEEDQYGSQYGQYGAPYDHYGSRGSVGRRSVGSARNIPVSGSPEPPPPPPRNHDQNNSSFNDSKESNEISEAECDRDQLVNRNYGVNARGKDGMTTEEMRKLIERNEAPGRQTGTGHGGHGGLLTPYDTVAV; this is encoded by the exons ATGGAAAGTACCTGGTATTGCCTTCTGGAGAATTGCACATTCGTGACGTTGGACCCGAGGATGGATACAAGACCTACCAATGCCGAACCAAGCATAGACTGACCGGTGAAACAAGATTATCTGCTACCAAGGGACGTCTCGTCATTACCG AACCAGTCGGTTTCGCAAAGCCAAAGTTCTCGACGATCGACAAGAGCCGAACGTTCGAGGTGCCGGAATCTCAAGGCGTTACGTTGCAGTGTCCTGCACAGGCGTATCCTGTCCCAGTGTTCAA ATGGTACAAGTTCATCGAAGGCTCTTCCCGTCGGCAACCGGTCCAGTTGAACGATCGTGTTCGTCAGGTTAGCGGAACGTTGATCATCCGTGAGGCTCGCGTCGAGGATTCCGGCAAATACTTGTGCATCGTGAACAATTCTGTGGGCGGTGAAAGCGTGGAGACCGTTCTGACTGTAACCGCACCGTTGGCCGCGGAAATCGAACCCAGCACCCAGACCATCGACTTTGGAAGACCGGCTACCTTCACTTGCAACGTCAGAGGAAACCCCATCAAGACTATCTCATGGTTGAAAGATGGCAAACCACTTGGATTGGAAGAACCCGTACTCAGAATCGAGAGCGTCAAGAAAGAGGACAAGGGAATGTATCAATGCTTCGTTCGAAACGATCAGGAAAGCGCACAGGCAACGGCAGAACTGAAACTTGGTGGACGAT TCGAACCCCCGCAGATTCGCCAGGCCTTCGCCGAGGAGACTCTTCAGCCCGGACCAAGCATGTTCCTCAAGTGTGTCGCCAGCGGAAACCCAACTCCTGAGATCACCTGGGAACTGGACGGCAAACGACTATCCAACACCGAGAGGCTTCAAGTAGGACAGTACGTTACGGTGAACGGCGATGTGGTTTCTCATTTGAACATCTCCAGCATTCACACCAACGATGGTGGTCTATACAAATGCATTGCCGCGTCAAAG GTTGGATCAGCGGAACACTCGGCCCGTTTGAACGTCTATGGTCTGCCCTTCATCCGTCACATGGACAAAAAGGCTATCGTTGCTGGTGAAACTCTTCGCGTGACTTGCCCAGTCGCCGGATATCCGATCGAGAGCATCGTATGGGAACGTGACACGAGAGTATTGCCGATCAACAGGAAACAAAAGGTCTTCCCCAATGGCACGCTTATAATCGAGAACGTCGAGAGAATGAGCGATCAAGCTACCTACACCTGTGTGGCACGCAATGCTCAAGGATATAGCGCAAGAGGAACCCTGGAAGTGCAAGTAATGG TCGCACCGCAATTGGCACCTTTCACGTTCGGTGAGGAGGCAGCGAACGCGGGAGAAATGGCCACCGTTCAGTGCGCCGTGATCAAAGGCGATCTGCCGTTGAAGATCGTGTGGTCGCTGAACGGTCGGCATATCGATGTCGGACGCGTGTCCGGTGACCACGGTTACGACATTCCTGACATCGTCGTGAGCAGAAGTAGTAAACGGATCAGCACCCTGACCATAGACTCGGTAGCCGCAAGACACGCGGGCGAGTACTCGTGCACCGCGACCAACGCAGCCGGATCCGCTAGGCACACGTCGGTTTTATCAGTGAACG TACCACCTCGCTGGATTCTGGAACCGACTGATAAGGCATTCGCTCAGGGCTCTGATGCACGCGTTGAATGCAAAGCCGACGGTTTCCCCAAGCCTCAAGTCACCTGGAAGAGAGCAGCTG gggaTACACCGGGCGATTACACTGACTTGAAACTTAGCAACCCAGACATCAGCGTTGAGGATGGAACCCTGTCTATCAATAACATTCAAAAGACAAACGAAGGCTATTATCTTTGCGAGGCTGTCAATGGAATTGGCTCAGGACTTTCGGCTGTCATTCTCATTTCGGTTCAGG CTCCACCACACTTTGAAATCAAACTGAAGAACCAGACTGCACGACGCGGAGAACCAGCTGTATTGCAATGCGAGGCTCAAGGCGAAAAACCCATTGGTATCTTATGGAACATGAACAACAAGAGGCTGGACCCGAAGAGCGATTCTCGTTACACCATCCGTGAGGAAATTCTGGCTAATGGAGTACTGTCTGACCTGAGCATCAAGAGAACCGAAAGAAGCGACTCTGCCTTGTTCACCTGCGTTGCCACTAATGCATTTGGAAGCGATGACACTAGCATCAACATGATTGTTCAAG AGGTTCCTGAAGTTCCATACGGCCTTAAAGTATTAGACAAATCTGGACGTTCGGTACAATTGTCCTGGGCAGCACCTTACGATGGAAACAGTCCTATCAAACGCTACATCATCGAATACAAAATCAGCAAAGGCTCTTGGGAAACCGATATCGACAGAGTACTGGTACCTGGATCCCAACAGAACGTAGCTGGAGTTTTCAACCTGAGACCCGCCACCACCTATCATCTGAGAATCGTTGCTGAGAATGAAATTGGCGCATCTGACCCATCTGATACTGTTACCATCATCACTGCCGAAGAAGCTCCAAGTGGCCCACCAACCTCCGTTCGAGTCGATGCTCTTGACCAACACACTCTTAAG GTAACATGGAAACCACCCCCACGCGAAGACTGGAACGGCGAGATCCTTGGCTACTACGTTGGATACAGACTCTCCTCCTCTGACAAACCATACATGTTCGAAACCGTGGACTTCTCGAAGGAGGATGGAAAGGAACACCATTTGCAGATCATGAACTTGAAAACCTACACCCAGTACAGCGTTGTCGTTCAGGCATTTAACAAAGTTGGATCAGGACCGATGAGCGAGGAACGAAGACAACACACTGCCGAAGGAGTACCTGAACAACCACCCCATGACACAACCTGCACTACTCTTACTTCTCAGACAATCAGAGTTTCTTGGATGTCGCCACCCCTTAGCGCTGCCAATGGTGTCATCACTGGATACAAG GTTATTTACGGACCATCTGACACCTGGTATGACGAGAACACAAAGGACACCAAGATCACCTCTTCCAGCGAAACAATTCTCCATGGACTAAAGAAATATACCAACTACAGCATGCAAGTTCTGGCTTTCACTTCCGGTGGCGATGGCGTCAAATCTGCACCTATCCACTGCCAAACTGAACAAGATG CCCCTGAAGCTCCGATCGCGATCAAATCTCTGGTTATGTCCGCTGAATCCATCCTCGTCTCATGGCGCCCACCAAGCCAACCCAACGGAGTCATCACTCAATATACCGTCTACACCAAGGCCGATAACGCAGAGGAACCGACAAGCCAAAAAGTACCACCGAATCAATTGACTCACGAAGCTTCTGGACTGGACAAACAACGCAGATACGACTTCTGGGTAACCGCTAGCACCAACATCGGCGAGGGAGAAGCTTCCAAGATTGTGGCTTTGGCACCAAGCGTTAGAG TACCGGCAAAGATCGCATCGTTCGACGACAAGTTCACAGCTACCTACAAAGAAGATGTAAAACTACCCTGCCTTGCTGTCGGCGTACCTGCACCGGAAGTAACATGGAAAGTACGAGGCGCCGTTCTCCAACCAAGCGACAGACTGCGACAATTGCCCGAGGGATCTCTGTTCATTAAGGAAGTTGACCGTACAGATGCTGGAGAATATTCTTGCTACGTTGAAAACTCGTTTGGCCATGATACCGTTACTCATCAACTAATTGTCCATG CTCCTCCTCATTCACCGCAAGTCACCCTCACTGCCACCACAACTAACTCGTTAACGATGAAACTGAGACCTCACCCCACTGACAACGCTCCCATTCATGGATACACTATTCACTACAAACCGGAATTCGGCGATTGGGAAACCGCTCAGATTAGTTCCACGGCTCAGAAGTACACTTTGGAGAATTTGTGGTGTGGCTCCAGATATCAGATCTATGTTACCGCATACAATGG AATTGGAACTGGCGATCCTTCTGACATGCTCAACACTCGTACCAAAGGCTCGAAACCGATCATCCCTGAAGCTGCAAGGTTCATCGAAGTCTCTACGAACAGCATTACCCTTCATCTGAGTGCCTGGTCCGATGGCGGTTGCCCCATGCTCTACTTCGTCGTTGAACACAAGAAGAA GCACCAACAGGAATGGAATCAGGTATCTAACAACGTGAAACCCGGTGGAAACTTTGTCGTTCTGGACTTGGACCCTGCTAGCTGGTATCATCTTCGCGTGACTGCTCATAACAACGCTGGTTTCGCGGTAGCCGAATACGAATTCGCCACACTGACCGTAACCGGAG GCACCATTGCACCGGCCCGAGAGCTACCTGACGTGAACGGTGGTGGCAACGACGAGGATccgatgaaaattttcatggCTAACTTGAATCTGGTCGTGCCGGTGGTCGCAGCTATTCTCGTTATAATCGTTGCCGTCATCGTGATCTGTGTTCTCAGAGGAAAGGGCCATGGTAGCGATAAAG ACGACGTGGTATATCAGCAAACCGGAGTTGGCGGAGCTACCCTCGACAAACGCAGACCCGACCTTCGCGACGAGCTTGGATACATCGCACCACCGAATCGCAAGTTACCCCCTGTTCCTGGTTCCAACTATAACACCTGCGATCGCATCAAGCGAGGTACAGTTATAA GTGGAACAGGCTCGATAAGGAGCCACTCGACCTGGGATCCGAGACGACATATGTACGAAGAATTGAATCATTGCGCGCCGAACCGAAGATGTCCACCACCACCACGTATGGGCAGTGCCGAAGCTTTATCCCACAGAG GTATGGAGGATGAGATCTGCCCGTATGCTACCTTCCATCTCCTTGGATTCCGCGAAGAAATGGACCCCAGCAAGGCTATGCAGTTCCAGACTTTCCCTCACCCCGGAAACGGACACTCTGGCACCATGGGACCACCTGTTGGACATCCTACCAATGCTTCTGCCCATAGCCGTTCTGGATCCCAATCTATG CCACGTCAAAATGGACGCTACTCCCGAGTGCCATCCCAAGGAGGCGGCAGCGGAACCCACAACGTTTTCTCCCCCGAATACGACGACCCAGCAAACTGTGCACCGGAAGAAGATCAATATGGCTCTCAATACGGACAATATGGCGCTCCTTATGATCACTACGGATCTCGCGGCTCAGTTGGTCGTCGCAGCGTAGGATCGGCCCGCAATATCCCTGTTTCCGGATCACCcgaaccaccaccacccccacCAAGGAACCACGACCAGAACAACTCGAGCTTCAACGACAGCAAGGAGAGCAACGAGATCAGCGAGGCAGAATGCGATCGCGACCAACTTGTGAACCGCAACTACGGCG TGAATGCTCGCGGCAAGGACGGCATGACCACCGAGGAGATGCGTAAACTCATAGAGAG aaacgAAGCCCCCGGCCGGCAAACCGGCACCGGCCACGGCGGTCACGGGGGACTCCTCACACCCTACGATACTGTGGCAGTGTAA